From a region of the Solanum stenotomum isolate F172 chromosome 2, ASM1918654v1, whole genome shotgun sequence genome:
- the LOC125856103 gene encoding uncharacterized protein LOC125856103: MNPPSFTGLSIAEDPKNFIEELKKVFDVMHVTDISKERRAAMLIGYMDVSRMMVYVQQQRQKGSATSSASAPVPRNRGEYNGQNSQNFRTRPALSQGSVAQRGNWAHACAKCGTNHPGKYCEGQTSCFKCGQEGYFLKECPKNMQGSKNQGNRAQSS; the protein is encoded by the exons atgaaccctccaagtttcactggtttgAGCATTGCAGAGGATCCaaagaacttcattgaggaactGAAGAAGGTGTTCGATGTAATGCATGTTACTGATATT AGTAAGGAAAgaagggctgcaatgcttatcgggtACATGGACGTATCAAGgatgatggtttatgtgcagcag caaaggcaaaagggGTCTGCtacatcatctgctagtgcacctgtacCCAGAAACAGAGGTGAGTATAATGGCCAGAATTCGCAGAACTTTAGAACTAGACCTGCActgtctcaaggtagtgtggcacaaagaGGTAACTGGGCtcatgcatgtgctaagtgtggtacaAACCACCCAGGTAAGTATTGTGAGGGCCAGAcaagttgcttcaagtgtggacaagaagGTTACTTCTTGAAAGAGTGCCCAAAGAACATGCAAGGTAGTAAAAATCAGGGCAATAGGGCCCAATCTTCATAA